The DNA segment GTACACCTATCTCTCGGTCGCCGCCGCCCTGGTCCTGATGATCACCCCGATCTTCTTCCCCGCGGTGAACGGCGCGAAGATCTGGATCAGGGTCGGCGGTTTCTCCATCCAGCCCGGCGAGTTCGCCAAGATCCTGCTCGCGGTCTTCTTCGCCTCGTACCTCTCGGCCAACCGCAACGCGCTCTCGTACACCGGCCGCAGGATCTGGCGGCTCCAACTGCCCACCATGCGTGTACTGGCACCGGTGCTGGCGATCTGGCTGATCAGCGTGGGCGTCCTCGTCCTGGAGCGCGACCTCGGGACTTCGCTGCTCTTCTTCGGCCTGTTCGTGATCATGCTGTACGTGGCGACGGGCCGTCTCAGCTGGATCGCCATCGGCATGGTGATGGCCGCGTTCGGCGCGTTCGTCGTGGGCAGCCTCGAACCGCACATCCGCGGCCGCGTCGAGAACTGGCTGCACCCCTTCGCCTCCATCGACGCGGGTCAGGGCGCCAACCAGCTCGCCCAGTCGCTCTTCTCCTTCGCGGCGGGCGGCGTCCTGGGCACCGGGCTCGGGCTCGGCCACTCGATCCTCATCGGCTTCGCCGTGAAGTCCGACTTCATCCTCGCGACGGCGGGCGAGGAGCTGGGCCTCGCCGGGCTCGCCGCCGTGTTCCTCCTGTACGCCCTGGTGGTGGCCCGCGGCTACCGGGCCGGGCTCGCGCTCCGCGACTCCTTCGGGCGGCTGCTGGCGATCGGCCTCTCCTCGATCCTGGCGATCCAGGTGTTCGTGATCGCGGGCGGGGTGATGGGGCTGATCCCGCTGACCGGTATGGCGATGCCCTTCCTCGCCCAGGGCGGCTCCTCGCTGGTCACCAACTGGGTGATCGTGGCGCTGCTCATCCGGATCAGCGACTCCGCGCGCAGACCGGACCCCGGCTTCGCGGAGACCGGAATCATCGCGCCGATCGTGGAGGACGAGTCGTGATCCGCTACATCCGGCGGGCCGCCGCCTGCTGTCTGCTGCTCCTGGTCGCGCTGCTGGCCAACGCCGCCCGGGTCCAGGTCTTCCAGGCGGACTCCCTGGACAAGAATCCGGCCAACCGCCGTCTGACCATTGCCCGTTACCACGAACCGCGCGGCAACATCCTGGTCGGCGGGCGCAGCGTCACCGGGTCGAAGGACACGGATCAGCAGCTGCGGTACGAACGCACGTACCGCAGCGGTCCGCTGTACGCGCCGGTCACCGGATACGCCTCGCAGACCTACGGCACCACCCTGATCGAGAACGCCGAGGACGGCATCCTCTCCGGCACCGACTCGATGCTCGCCCCCTTCCCGCTCTGGAACGAACTGACCCGCGCCCAGCAGCCGGGCGGCAACGTGGCCACCACCATCAAGGCGTCGACGCAGGAGGCCGCGTACAACGGGCTGGGCCGCAGGCGCGGCGCGGTCGCCGCGATCGAGCCCTCGACCGGGAAGATCCTCGCGCTGGTGAGCAGCCCTTCGTACGACCCGGGGGTGCTCTCCGGCACCGGCCCTTCCGTCACCGACGCCTGGTCGCGGCTGAACGCCTCGGCGAGCCAGCCGATGCTCAACCGGGCCATCCGGCAGACCTATCCGCCCGGTTCGACCTTCAAGATCGTGACGGCGGCGGCCGCCCTCGACTCGGGTGCGGTCACCGACATGAACGCGGACACCGACACCCCCGATCCGTACACCCTGCCCGACACCACGACGGTCCTGCCGAACGAGGCGAGCGGCTGCGAGAACGCCTCCCTCGAATACGCCATCGAGGTCTCCTGCAACACCGTGATGGCCAACCTCGGTGTCAAGGTCGGGCTGAGCGGGATGGACGAGGCGGTCGGGAAGTTCGGCTTCAACGACAGCGGTCTGAAGATCCCCTCCGGGGTGGCCAGGAGCAACTTCGACACCGACATGAGCAAGGACCAGCTGGCCCTCTCGTCGATCGGGCAGTTCAACACCTCGGCGACACCGCTTCAGATGGCGATGGTCTCCGCCGCCGTCGCGAACGGCGGCGAGCTGATGTACCCGCATCTGATCGACGAGACCCGGGCCAAGGGAGGCAGGGTCGTCCGCCGCAACGACCCGAAGTCCTACCGCCGGGCGATGGACGCCTCCACGGCGGTCCAGCTCCAGCAGATGATGGTCGACGTCGTGACGCAGGGCACCGGGTCCAACGCGGCGATCCCGGGCGCGACGGTGGGCGGCAAGACCGGCACCGCCCAGAACGGGGTCAACAACGCCGGTACGCCGTACGCCTGGTTCATCTCCTGGGCGAAGGCCGACTGCGCGAGCCAGCCGGCGGTCGCGGTGGCCGTGGTCGTCGAGGACGCGTCCGCCCACCGCGCGGACATCACCGGCGGCGGCTTCGCGGCCCCGATCGCACGGGCGGTCATGCGAGCGGCTCTGGAACACTGACGCCCGGGAACCGGCGGCTGGGACCGGGAGGTTGAAGGCGGTGGCCATGACGGTGACGGTGGCGGAAGCGCTCGGACGGATCGCACGGCTGGACCCCGCGCTGAGCGCCTTCACCGAGGTCTGGCCGGACGCGGCACAGCAGGGCGGGACGCCGCCGGACCGCACCGCGGACGGCGGGCCACCACTCCCCGGGGTGCCGCTCTCCGGGTCGACCGGGCCCCCGTTCTCCGAGATGCCCCTGTCCGGGGTGCCGTTCGCGGTGAAGGGCCCGGCCGGGATCCGCGGGTACGCGGCCCGGCGGCTGCGGGCCGCGGGCGCCGTCCCGGTCGGCTCGACTGCGGTGCCGGGGCCCGGGACGCACTGGCAGACCTGGGGCCTCGGTGCCCACGGCCCCACCCGCAACCCGTGGCGCCCGGACCGTACCCCGGGCGGTTCGTCGGCCGGATCGGCGGTGGCGGTGGC comes from the Streptomyces sp. NBC_01471 genome and includes:
- a CDS encoding FtsW/RodA/SpoVE family cell cycle protein; translated protein: MTATTADAPPPELRLPKRRGVELVLLVGAVLISVYGYIDVGLAKNDAVPADTLNYGAGLGLLALLAHLAVRFRAPYADPLLLPIAILLNGIGLVLIYRLDLETPGDSAAPTQLIWSTLAVALFICCVLFLRDHRILQQYTYLSVAAALVLMITPIFFPAVNGAKIWIRVGGFSIQPGEFAKILLAVFFASYLSANRNALSYTGRRIWRLQLPTMRVLAPVLAIWLISVGVLVLERDLGTSLLFFGLFVIMLYVATGRLSWIAIGMVMAAFGAFVVGSLEPHIRGRVENWLHPFASIDAGQGANQLAQSLFSFAAGGVLGTGLGLGHSILIGFAVKSDFILATAGEELGLAGLAAVFLLYALVVARGYRAGLALRDSFGRLLAIGLSSILAIQVFVIAGGVMGLIPLTGMAMPFLAQGGSSLVTNWVIVALLIRISDSARRPDPGFAETGIIAPIVEDES
- a CDS encoding penicillin-binding transpeptidase domain-containing protein yields the protein MIRYIRRAAACCLLLLVALLANAARVQVFQADSLDKNPANRRLTIARYHEPRGNILVGGRSVTGSKDTDQQLRYERTYRSGPLYAPVTGYASQTYGTTLIENAEDGILSGTDSMLAPFPLWNELTRAQQPGGNVATTIKASTQEAAYNGLGRRRGAVAAIEPSTGKILALVSSPSYDPGVLSGTGPSVTDAWSRLNASASQPMLNRAIRQTYPPGSTFKIVTAAAALDSGAVTDMNADTDTPDPYTLPDTTTVLPNEASGCENASLEYAIEVSCNTVMANLGVKVGLSGMDEAVGKFGFNDSGLKIPSGVARSNFDTDMSKDQLALSSIGQFNTSATPLQMAMVSAAVANGGELMYPHLIDETRAKGGRVVRRNDPKSYRRAMDASTAVQLQQMMVDVVTQGTGSNAAIPGATVGGKTGTAQNGVNNAGTPYAWFISWAKADCASQPAVAVAVVVEDASAHRADITGGGFAAPIARAVMRAALEH